A single window of Bacteroidota bacterium DNA harbors:
- a CDS encoding MBL fold metallo-hydrolase, with product MLNIKTFTFGPFQENTYILWDETDDAVIIDPGNTSTTEHQQVKNFLADKNLKLKRLLLTHGHIDHIAGNRFIYDTYKLLPEVNEHDVPLVQKHVSIAMMYGLPCEESPLPEKFLNEGEQIKFGNTVFEMLFTPGHSPGSITFYNKENNFIICGDVLFYGSIGRTDLPGGNYDTLIRSIKQKLFPLGDDVKVYNGHGPATTIGFERENNPFLV from the coding sequence ATGTTAAACATTAAAACTTTTACATTCGGACCTTTTCAGGAGAACACTTATATATTGTGGGATGAGACCGATGATGCTGTGATTATTGATCCGGGAAACACGTCAACTACCGAGCATCAACAAGTAAAAAATTTCCTTGCCGATAAAAATTTGAAGTTAAAACGATTGCTGTTGACGCATGGTCATATCGACCATATTGCGGGAAATCGATTCATTTACGACACTTATAAGTTGTTACCTGAAGTGAATGAGCATGATGTTCCGCTGGTACAAAAGCATGTTTCTATTGCCATGATGTACGGATTACCTTGTGAAGAATCACCCTTACCGGAAAAATTTTTGAATGAAGGCGAACAAATTAAATTTGGTAATACAGTGTTTGAAATGTTGTTTACACCCGGGCATTCACCTGGAAGTATTACTTTTTACAATAAAGAAAACAATTTCATCATTTGCGGGGATGTTTTGTTTTATGGAAGTATTGGACGTACCGATTTGCCGGGAGGAAATTATGACACATTAATCCGTTCTATTAAGCAAAAATTATTTCCGTTAGGAGATGACGTGAAAGTTTATAACGGTCACGGACCTGCTACAACGATAGGATTTGAGAGAGAAAACAATCCGTTTTTGGTTTAA